tcaaCAACATACCGTTTCATCATTTTGGTGTACAAAAACCCATCTGTCTTATCTACCGGTGACACAAAACCcatccaaaaccccaaaaatcgAAGCGACCCGGAAATGTTGCAGAGCACCATCGTCTTCTCCACAATTTCGTACTCAGTCCCACCATCTCTGTACAGCCCCACTTCCTATCCGAGTCTGTTACCATTACCCTTATACTGCTCTTCAACGCACTCCCACCACAAGCAGCTCTACCTAGGCCTGCAATGGCGACCGAAAGAACTGAAGAAGAAGGCAACGTTTGTGGCCTCTGCCGCCACTTATGAAGTCGGAGGAGGTTACCCAGATGAAGAATTAGATGCGCAAGACAGAAGTAAGGTTCTCCAAGATCGAGGGACTAAGAAATTTGACCCGTCAGAGTGTGAAGCTCTACTTAAAGGAGGAGAGCAAGTCACTTCCGTTCTCGAAGAGATGATTATCCTTGTGAGATCTCTTTCTTGTTCTCGTTTCTATTATTTcattcccttaagtttctttttGGTTCCTTGTTAATGGAAGAAAATTGTATGATACTTGAAATAAACTATATGTCGTTTGTAAGTACAGTGGAAAGACGATGTTTATGTTTTGTCAATTCTCTATGATTAATCAAACAATTATGTTTTTTGATTGCCCATGACGTCTTAAGATTATTAAAACAATTATAACTATGCCATTTGATGGCATCAGTTTCTGTTTTTTCTGACGCCACCTTGTAATTGTGCGCGGTTGGTTCACTGAGATGATTTACAGTCTAAGAAATCTGGTTATTACGTATTAGATTTCATTTTAGCTGGAATTTTGATGTTATTTTTGAGTTGGTGCATTGGAACCTTGAATTTGATTTGTAAATTTAACTTGCAATAAGCGGTGTTTGTATGCCTGTGTGTGTATATGCACGACTACAGTTGGAAGATATGAATATGGACGAGGCATCTGAAGAAGTGGCTGTGGAGCTAGCTGCCCAAGGGGTCATAGGGAAGAGAGTTGATGAGATGGAATCCGGTTTCATGATGGCTTTGGACTACATGATCCAacttgctgaaaatgaccaagaTGATAAGGTTCTATTTCAGCTTTTTATGTTGCATCTTTCTATTTTTCCTAATATGTAAAATTAATCGGCTGTGTATACTGGAAATGTGTGGAAAGTTTTGGATAGGATATTCTGATGCAAACACTCCTCTAGAATTTTAAGTCAGCTTTAATTGAATGAAACCTATCGTTTAAGTATTCTTATTCTCCTTGCATTGGTATGGTTTTTAGATTGCACatgtttttgtttgtttgttattTATGGGTTGGTGGAGGTTCGGAAGGacaggtatatatatataagtttttaTGTGATTTATGCTCTCTGTTGGTAATGATGGTTGTTGACAACACAACTTCTGCTTTACTGATGTAAAAATTTATTCATAACATCATTATTGTTAGCTTATTTGTCTGGTTCTCGATCTTTTTCCGTCAGCGCAAGTCACTGCTGGAAGTGATAAAGGAGACAGTATTATCCCATCTGACAAAAAAGTCTCCCCCGCAAGTAAGAACTATTTCTTTGAATGGAATTCATTCTTCTTACCTGTTAATATAGTGATACATTGTCAGCAGTTATGATCATTTAAATTTGATGGGAGCTAATGCTCCTTTCTTCTATTCTTTTGTAGGTCCAAGTGGTAGGCCTGCTGTGCAGAACTCCTCAGAAAGAGAGCAGACAGGAATTACTACGCAGAGTTGCTGCTGGCGGTGGTGTGTTTAAAAGCAAGAATGGAACTAAAGTTCATATTCCTGCTGCAAATCTGAATGAAATTGCTAATCAGGCTGATGATTTACTGGAGGTAATTATCAAGAAAACACCTGCTTCATATTATATTGTGCATTGTATTGAATAATATGCTAAATCATAGGGATAATCCTTATGGCCAGAAATTTTgtattgaaattataataaaaacgtaattgtgaatttttttttcttgttttctgCAATTACTTACAGAAGTTAGTGAATCAAATAACATATGAGTAGCAATTGGAGAAATTTGGATTCTCTGGTCAAGTGATGGACATGTGTTTATTTCTACATTTGTACAGAATGTCTACTCAAACTAACAATTAAATCAACTCTTGATAAACATAAAGCATTGCAGGTCTTACAGAATTTAGTGTGGTTGTATAGAGCAGATTCCCTTTTTTTCCTTATTGTGTGTTCCACTACATCATATTATGCACGTAGATTTCCTATGAGACTTGTATTTAGTGCTCCCCTTTTTCCCCACACTATTTTTTTTGGGTGTGGGTGTGTGTGTGGGGTGGTCTACTTTCCTGTATTGATTCCaaattcatcatttcttttgaaGACAATGGAAACACGACCTTTTGTTCCGGATCGAAAATTGCTTGCAAGACTGGTTTTAATTAGAGAAGAAGCTCGGAATATGATGGGAGGTGGCATATTAGATGAGAGAAACGATCGTGGCTTAAGTACTCTTCCAGAGGCAGAGGTATGTACCTATGCATCTATAAGGTCTTAAAGAATTTTCACATGGTATCTAGCTGAGTTTTTGACCTATAAGGCATTGTTGAAGAAAGCTGCTATCATAAACACTATGATGATGGCTATTATCATCTTGACATGGATTAAAAAGCTGTTCTCCCTGCAGGTGAACTTCTTAACGAAACTGGTTGCTTTAAAACCAGGGAGAGCTGTTCATGAGATGATAAAAAATGTGATGCAAGGAAAAGATGAAGGTGCTGAGACCTCTGGCTCTGATGAGGAACATACAACTGCTGGACGGGTTTCAGGTGGACTCACGGGAAGGGTGAGTTTGAGAACTCCGGCATAATGTGTCAATCAAAATTTACGATTTGTTAAACATAGTTAATACTACTGCGAATGGAAGCCATGATTATTATTCTTATTGATTCGCATGAATTATTACCAGGCAAGTGTGTCAGGAAGAAAGCCACTTCCGGTTCGCCCTGGCATGTTTCTCGAGACTGTAACCAAGGTAAAGCCGATTATTGCTTCATGCTTAATGAGTTTTGGTTTCATGGTTTAAAACAATGGACTTAATGATGCCTTGTGAGTGCGGATGGTTTTGTTTGGGGGATGTCATGTCCAACTGAAATTTTAATAAATTTCTGTGTGACTAAATTTGTTTACATATACCTTTTTAGGCTAGTTCAAGCTACTATAGTAAGTTAAAACAAGTATAGCTTCATCCAATCTAATATGGCTAATTCATCGTTCCAAATTTGCCAGGTCTTGGGTGGTATATATGCTGGAAATGTCCCTGGTATCACGGCACAACATCTAGAATGGGTAACTTTTGCTTTTTCTTGGCGCCCTCTCTTTACCCTGTCAAAATACTAGTGCTTCTTAAAATTGTAAATACCAAATGACAAAATTCCCTCAGGTTTTTTTTTTACCCTTTGATTAGGTATTACGTTTCTCATTTCTTTCCGGAAATTGTGTTTGAGTTATGCTCTACAATCTTTTTCTTTGGCATCAACCTTATGTTTTGCTATTCTATGTTTCCTTTTTCAAATGATTCACTCTGTTGCTTTATCTAATCCAGGTTCATGAGAAGACACTTCAGGTGCTCGAGGAAATTGCATTCTAGATGTATTATGGTAGGTACCACTTGATCCTTGATTACATTACAATTGCATTTTATATGACATTTGCAGTTGGAAATGGATATTTTGTAGGTCTAGTTTTGTCCATACTTTAATCTAAGTTAGTACAGAATTACAGGACGCCATAAAAGCAGTTGTTCAGTCTTAAATAGACCTTTGACAAAGAATGAAATATAGTGTTTACACTTTCATTGCCATTTTTTGTGAATCAAGATTTATTTTAAGTAACACTGAATCAAATCTTCAATGATTATAGGAATCAATTGCCAATATGCTTCAAATCACACTTTAGTTTGGGATCAGCTgaagaaaaatgatgaagatTCATAGTACTCGTCTAAACAATAGCAAAACACCATGTGAATAAGGGTCCCcacataaacaaggtatttttaTTAGCTATTTTGCAACAAGTAGTAAGTGGGGTGGGGGCTTGTGATGATTTGAATGCTGTGAGTAGTCGAAGCATACACAGCAAGGATTGTTCTACATTCCCTAATTATATAATCTACAGCCTTTTCCCCCATGACCTCTTCATCCCAATCCATAATTCCCTTTTGTTTAAAGCAATAAACAAGCAAATGGGCAAAACCTTCCCACCGACTTGGATTTGGCACCACGCTATCTCATGGCCTCTATAACCCTACATTGGCCTAGAAAATATATGGCTACCCCTCTTATGATCTCTTCTCCTTGTTCTTCTCCATAAGATGAAAACTCCTTTtcagaaggagaaaagaaagagaaaaaattgAACTATTTAGAAAAGTTTTGAGTTGCCCATTAGCCGTCTTTTCAAACATAATCGTAGTGCCTCACAACCATAAGAAGATATGGAAAATGATGACCCACATGTGTCTAAAATGATATTCAAGGCTCGCTTTTGTCAAGGGATCAAATAGTTTTTGGGTCACTGATTTATCATCTTATGGgtgttttcatttatttattaagtgTAATGATTTTGGTAAAAGGTGATATCAAAGTATGGTCTGTAATGATGACTGTGTTGATACCCTTCACATGAGAAAAAAGATGGGTTTATTTACATACAAACGTAATGGTTGTGTTATTCACTCACATGCCTCATTTACTTAACTTCCACCATGCCAACAGCTTAGTCATGAAGAAGAAAAAGACATTTATTAATGGTTTGTTTTGATCTTGAAAGAAAAAATAGTGCAAGTTTGGAGGAATTCTCATAAAGAGATTGCGAAAGTTGAAAGTAAAAATTGGAAAGAGAAAAAAGAAGGTTCATCTACAAAATCTAAAGAGTTGGAAGTATTTATTTGACTGCTTCGAATGGGTTAAAGGAGACAAAGACACTTGAATAACATAAAAGGTTTAAGATGCTTTTCTCTTCTCTGGACCTGGATTGATCAAATGGTGGGTCACATTCTCATCCCTATCTGATATAGTAATATTGATCTTAATTTGctaaacattaataataataattaatatttcaatTCAAATAAAGTAAACTAGTCAAATCAGCTTAATTTAATCTATGTTGCTCCTCCACTTTTGTCTCTGAGAGACCTGATTTTTTCACCAAATTTTGTGTATCATTTATTTCTCTTCTAAGCATTAAATCACTACATTTATTGATACCCATGTCTAGCAAATGCACATACTTTAAtgggtttttatttatttttattttaaaaatatatgaaAAGAGAAATTTGATTGAAACTGTCATAAATCGTAACAATAAACCAATGTGGCATGAGCTGTCTCTGAAAACATGACAGAATTGTTGTAATTATTGGTGAAAAAAAGATGATTAAGTTTATATAAATTGTATTAAACGATTGACATTTCTTACAAGCCAATTCGTAGAGGTAGAATCCCACTTTACTTATACGAAATTTTATTTAAGGGCAAAGAAAAATATTACCAACTTCATAAGGCCTAAAATAATTCATTACCAATATTTGGTGCTACTTATATGTGTTATATTCATAGAATATATTTTATAAGGAAGACTTCAAAAGCAAATGGCTCTATAATAGTACTaagaaaactttttaaaaagGCACGCAAGCTTTTATACACTAGCTAGTGGatctttccattttttttaattcaaaaaCCCAACTGAATTGACTGTTTTGCCCTTTTAAAAATAATTGACTTTTTTCTATATAAATCTTCTAGAACTCATGAATACATTATCCTAACGGTAAACAAAGATTTAAACTAATTATATACTAATTAAGATAAACCCTTTTCTTTAATTTATGAAAGTCATACAACTAATGAGTAAAATAATATCATTCCCAGTGATGTTATAAATAAAATCAGGATATTTATAAGTTTGAAATTTGAATGTGATTTGACTTTGGGTTTATTGGTCATCTTAATCTGTAATTACATTTAataaaatactttatttttttttcaaaaaaagtgtTCCATATAGATAGAATAATGAGAAGTCTAATAAAAGTTGTAACGGCCAAACCACAGTAGCAAGGGACACGAGGGTCATAATTTGAATTCTCTGCTAAGACATTGTGGGCCCAGGCCCAATTGGTAGGCaaactcttctttctttctttcaagtTTACTGTGTTATTACtttgttagagagagagagagagagaggagagagaacgTGAACATGGTCATACTCATAATTTGAATTCCTTATCAAATGAACAACTTTGAACACTGACAGCTCGACACCGTCCCAACTGTGTTGGCCCTTCTCATCTCATCTCACCTTCCCTCCTctcctactacttctactactgtaCACCACTGCCTTATTTCTTCTTCTCAAActtcatttaaaaatattaacTAACAAAAGCCATAGAACAATTAGAGTTCAAAGCTTCAAGCTTTAAACAatatctttttcttcttcttactataagaagaagaagaagagaaaatctTTATCTGGGCAAGCTAGTTTTGGAGCTTTTATGATGTCAGGCTACGTGGGCATTCTTGTTTCAGATCCATGGCTTCAAAACCAGTTCACCCAAGTTGAGCTTCGTAGCTTGAAATCTCACGTAAGTCATGGCCTTATTGTTCTTCTGTGATTTTCTTCTTTTGACAGAATTTTAAAGATcagatgctctgtttttttttttttttttgaagttcaCTAGCATGAGGAGAGAGAGTGGTAGGCTTACGGTTGGTGACTTGGCTTCGAGGACGTCGAGCCTGAAAGTTGTGGGAGAGAATTTGACAGAGGAAGAGAGAGCTTCTCTTATTCAAAATTATCACCATAATCTTGATGATGACGTTGATTTTGAGTTCTTTCTCAGGGTCAGTTTCAAGCTTTTTATGAATctatttcaattcactaatgggATATTGTAGTTAAGCACTTTAAACTGATCTTATCATCTAGATCAAAACGCTTGGAAGTTAAGTTAGAATTGATGTTCTGTTTAACATGAAGAACATTTAAAAATGATCCGATTCTGTGATAAATTTCATTACTTTTTGATAAATATTGGACTATGTTGAAAAGGGTTGATCGATTCCTTTTTAGAATTTTATGTTGTTGGATTGGAATCTGTGTTAAGAAAGTATATGGATTGACAGGTGTATTTGAAACTTAATGGCCACGCTAGTGCTATAACTGGCGGCAGTGCTGCTAAGAACTCGTCTGCATTTCTCAAGGCTGCTACCACTACTTTGCTTCATACGATCAGTGAATCCGAGAAGGCATCTTATGTTGCCCATATCAATAACTATCTATCAGAAGATGAGTTTATAAAGAGATATCTTCCTCTTGATCCTTCAACGAACGATCTATTCGAGATCGTGAAGGATGGAGTACTTTTATGGTGATCATTATGTATTTAATGATGTTCTTTTAGTTTGGATTACAATTCGCTTGTTTTTTGGATGTATGTTTGACATACCAATCATTGTCTTTGGTTGCAGTAAGTTGATCAATGTGGCAGTTCCGGGAACAATTGATGAAAGGGCTATCAACACTAAGAGAGTACTCAATCCTTGGGAAAGAAATGAGAATCATACACTCTGTCTCAACTCTGCCAAGGCTATTGGATGCACTGTGGTCAATATTGGGACTCAGGATTTCATTGAAGGAAGGGTATGTTCATTGTATCCATGCTTTTGATTGTATGCAAACACCAAACAAATGCATATTCAATCTTTTTCTAAGTTCATGGTAGGTCTTAAAGATTTTGGTCCATTGTTTCTTTCTCATACTTGATGGATTACCGCGAATTCACTCCCACCTCCTTCAAGTAGCTCTCTATTATGCACTTTTCAGTTTTGCTGATCAACATGTTAATGACCTCTTTCTTTTGTCTTCAGCGTCATCTAGTCCTTGGAGTGATTTCCCAGATAATCAAGGTAAGATTTTTCATGAATACTTACTGTATTT
The genomic region above belongs to Humulus lupulus chromosome 1, drHumLupu1.1, whole genome shotgun sequence and contains:
- the LOC133785902 gene encoding protein PEP-RELATED DEVELOPMENT ARRESTED 1, chloroplastic, which codes for MLQSTIVFSTISYSVPPSLYSPTSYPSLLPLPLYCSSTHSHHKQLYLGLQWRPKELKKKATFVASAATYEVGGGYPDEELDAQDRSKVLQDRGTKKFDPSECEALLKGGEQVTSVLEEMIILLEDMNMDEASEEVAVELAAQGVIGKRVDEMESGFMMALDYMIQLAENDQDDKRKSLLEVIKETVLSHLTKKSPPQVQVVGLLCRTPQKESRQELLRRVAAGGGVFKSKNGTKVHIPAANLNEIANQADDLLETMETRPFVPDRKLLARLVLIREEARNMMGGGILDERNDRGLSTLPEAEVNFLTKLVALKPGRAVHEMIKNVMQGKDEGAETSGSDEEHTTAGRVSGGLTGRASVSGRKPLPVRPGMFLETVTKVLGGIYAGNVPGITAQHLEWVHEKTLQVLEEIAF